The segment TGGCCGCCGAAGCCTATGGGGTCGAGCCCGGCATGATCGCCAAGACGCTGTCGCTGCGCGTCGGCGAGCGTGTGATCCTGATCGTCGCGGCCGGCACCTCGCGGATGGACAACAAGAAGGTGAAGGCGCAGTTCGGCGGCAAGCCGAAGATGCTCGGGCTGGAAGAGGTCGCCGAGATCACCGGCCACGAGGTCGGCGGCGTCTGCCCGTTCGGGCTGAAATCACCGCTGCCGGTTTATTG is part of the Bradyrhizobium commune genome and harbors:
- a CDS encoding YbaK/EbsC family protein gives rise to the protein MSLESVRAFFAEKAPDISVMESPISSATVTLAAEAYGVEPGMIAKTLSLRVGERVILIVAAGTSRMDNKKVKAQFGGKPKMLGLEEVAEITGHEVGGVCPFGLKSPLPVYCDVSLKAFDVVVPAAGSTHSAVRITPERMAELTAAEWVDVCEVRP